Below is a window of Macadamia integrifolia cultivar HAES 741 chromosome 8, SCU_Mint_v3, whole genome shotgun sequence DNA.
CAAGTATTGGGAACTGAAATGTCTATAACTGCTGCAGCTAAGAAAAATGGAGATATGTCATCTGTCTATACAATACAACACCCTGGATTACAAAGAAGATTGCTGCTATTCCTTGGAATAGTGTCAAAACATAACAACACCCTTGGAATACTGTCAACCATTACAAATTCAATTACTTAGTATCCCCAATATAAAATCAACATAATTGATCTCAAACAGCACCACCCCCCACCCTTCAAGGACTTTGATTCCaaatcaaatccatgaaagctcacacattctcttccttctttccttctctagTTTCTGAGCAAATTCTCTGGTTAGTCAAAGATTTTTCTTGCTGCTCTCCTAAAGATATCATTGACCTGTGGAAAATTTCTAGTGGTTATTGATTTCTATGAAGTATCTAACCGAAAGTTGGCGAGGAAAACTGAAAAGTGTTCTTACCTGCTTGTATGAAAGGCCCATCTTCTCCAAGTCGCACAACTGCACAAACACAAGCTATTCTTTTTAGTGCTTCTGAGGGTTAACCAAGAAACTTGTTTGACTATTTCTATGCAAAAACCAAAGCTATTCCTTCTGAGGATCAATCAAGTTATTTGTTGGAGTAAATTCACTAGTTTCAAATTTTTCTTACCGATTGAAAAGGGCTTGTTTCTCTGATCTGGATAATATAATCTGCTCTTTTCTGTCCAATCCCCTGGATgtagaaaaaagataaaaaacatcaggaaaacaaaaaggggttTATTTATTCTTACAATTTTATCCACTGGAATATACCTTTAGCTCCAATAGTTCTTCTCTGTAATCCaaagaacaaaataaacaaCATTAGTGTAAAAACTATACAATATTAAGTGAACCCAAATTAAGCGAAAATGAACTACtgagaaagagaaacagaaacTACCTGCTGGCAGAGTTCAAGAATGCAAGATACTCTTGAACAAGGGAACTCTGTAAGTCCAAAAGATGAAGCAAGTGTTAGAACCAAAATTGATAGGATTTCAGAGAAGGATTCTGGTGCCAATGCCTATAACACCAACCTTTAAATTGGAACTCCGTGCATTGAACTTATCAAGTGGAGTGCCAGTTATAGGATAAGGTGTTTTGGGAGTCGTTGGCTCGAAGAAAACTACACATACTCGGTCTTTGGATGAGAGGTCTTCAAGGTTTTTAGTGTTTATATTAGGGTTGATGGGAGAAAGAATTTTTCTAATAGAATTCTGTAGTTCTCTAACCCTATCATTAGTAGGTGGTGATCCTACAGATTTGGTAGATAGGACGGTTGTTCTTATGTTATCATTCTTTGCCAAAGGTTTACCTGCAATGAAAGATGATGAAGTTATGTATCCACTTGATTACTATATATTTCCAAAGAAATGTGAAACAAGAAGTTCTAATCCACTCACGATCTGGTGATGATCCCACAGTGTTGAAAGATGGCATGGTTATCTTTTCTTTGTCCAATGACTCACCTGCATAAGAGTTAAGCAGCACTTAACACTAAAATTACAACTCCAAGTTAAATAGATTATAAAGATCGTCCTGAAATTTCTAAAACATGATGGTGAATAGATTCTATGGATAAGGAAAGTACCAGGTAAAATAACTGATTCTAGAACATTGAACATGCTTGTTGTAGCATCACTGCCTTCTAAGCATTCATCCGCTGTGTTAAGGCCCATGTCCTGCAATGAGAGCTTCTGTCAAGGAGGGAAATGGTGCTTTGCATGTAAACATTCATCCACATGTACATTTAAGCAAGGAAAACTCACAATGGATGTGTTTGTCTGAGCATCAACAGACAGTGCAGTATTGGTGCAGTCATTACAGCTCTTATCTTTAGTAATCCTTGAATCTTCATCTCGTATGGTACCAAAATGGTCCTTATAATCATTCTGCAGAGATAATAACTAAGTCAATTACAAAGAAGACCCAAAGCTCCAGCTATTTCGACAAGTCAAAAATCAGCAGAGCAAATCTGTTTATCGGTGTCAATGGAGTTGAGTTGCCAATTCACATGGGAGAAACTATACATCTGTTTATTCGTATGGTACCATTTGTTCATTTAATTAAAACGCCTAATTCTCTATGACTCCTTAAATTAAAACTGTTAATTGATGGCTTTCCATTGCTTGCACTTACCTCCATTGAAGGTGCAACTCGAGCTCCAGAATTGCATAGGTTTCTGTAacataaaaagagaaaacaaaagacACTTAAGTAAACTTTAGTACAATGTTGGTTGCTTCTCTCACCAGACTTCATGTAGTTCGGCCTTACCTCTCTTTGGCAGCTGATTCACTTTGAATGCCAGTAACCTTTCTCTTTGCAGGAGTTTGATACAGCTTGTTTCTCTTTAAAGAACTCATAGAACTGAGAGTGTTGattgaaaatggagaacaaGGCAACCCTGTTCTCTGTACACTTTTTGTCTTTCCTTTTGATTCAAGCCAAGCCTGTAGCTTTGCTTCCATGTCAACTTTCACCTTTGGAGTATATTGCTTTTTATctgaagaaaaataatttgaaatctGGCGCGATCGAGCAGCTAAGCTAACCGTGTGAACTGCTTCCTGGTAGTCTCCTGGATTCTGCAatttaaaataatgaaaagaagaataacCCATCAAGTTTCAATCAAAAGCGTCCAATGCAGCAGAAACTAATACGAAGCCATGGAAGAAGCATCCCAAACTCCTTACCAGACAAACAACCATCAAACAACTGCTCATCCCTCCAAGAGAGTCTTGCAATATCCGGGTCAATTTGCTTTCCCGATATGGTACTCTGGCTTCATTGTTATTGAGAGCATAGATAACGTTTGACAAGGCAAAAAGGGACTGGTTGATTTTTGCACTCTCTTGCAGACGAATTCCCTCATTGCAGGTCTTCCTATTGTCTTCATTCCCTGATTGAATTAAGTCACAGATAGATTGAAGAAGAAttaaggggaaagaaaaggaagggacGGAAATTCAAAGTTTGACTGGTATATTATAATCAATTATACCACAATAACAAGATTACAAGGTGGATAACCGACCTGCCAAGTCTATGAGGTTCAGCTTCCCTCTGACAAGAGCTTTAGAACCATCACCTGaagttgaagaaaagaaaatcacgAGCACTCCATGGCTTCTACTAGAGACATCATTAAGACTTGTGTGTGCAACTTTGCGCCTTTGGATTCCAGAAGCAAAAATCTCATGGAACTCAACCACGGAGCTTACAGGGATCCTGGAAAGTCCCCTGAGCTGAACCTGCCCATCCTTGTCCTCCAACAGAGAAATCTCTTTGGCTTTGGGTTCCAATAGATCAAAACACCTGTCCATGTATACTTCGTAGTAGGAAATTTCTGCTGAATTTCCAGTGCTTTCGCACATAGAGAGAACTGTTGACATGGCCAGAGGTATGAGACCAGGTAGCTCTTCAGACCCCTGCACAGCAGCACCATTAACCGTACCACTGAGACCTCAATCAAGATTacattaaaattaaattcaaaaatcGTTAAGAATTGGAAGAAGATAGACAGCAGGAAAAGGTGAGAGTTCAAGAAGCAAACAGGTGGATCTCTTGGATCATGTACCGTACCATTGAGAGGTTCACTAATAAACTAATTACTtgtaaaacaaaatatatagaaaaaattaaaggaacCCAGATGAGAGGAAGAGATCAAGAAGAAACAGAGGATGGGTCTCTCTGGATAATACCTGCATCGTGTAAGTCTTTCCGCTCCCCGTTGCACCATAAGCAAAAACAGTAGAATTGAAACCATGAAAAATCCCATGGATCAAAGGGCTAACCTCTTTGTGAAAGATCTGAGTCACATTGTCGTTTTCTTGACCGTAGAAAGAATCTAATTTATAACATTCCTTCCGGCTGCAACGGGAAAGAAAGATATGACCAGAAAAAACCCTCTATTCAGTACTCTCAGAATCACTGACTCTATCAAAAGCACAATCTCTAGAAGGTTGtgtaaacaaaaggaaattcTTCTCACCTGGACTCGTGATCTTTGAGATGAACTACAACTTCTTCGCAAGACCCACAATCTGGATCGAGAGCGGAGATGCATGGAACTGAATTTCCACCTCTTGCAGCGATCTCAGAGGGGAGAAATGGGCGTAGTCTTACGATCACCCTGACTTTGGAATCCAAGTGCTTCTGGGAAGCCGGAGTTCTGGCCATTGTACTGGTGAGTTCTGTTTGAATGTCCATTGAAGGTGaaatttgaaagagagagaggtttgaTTTGCAGTTACCGCTCTTCGACTCTGAAGAAAGAAActtagagagaaagagaacgtGGGGAAGTTACGGCCTTAGAGACAAGAGGAAAGCTTTtgtggattttgatttttgagtttttgaccGTTGAGAAGTATTCGTTTTAGTAAGAGAACGTTGGGAAGCGGCTCCGATTTTGAAAAGTCACGTATCGGATAGGCTTGTGGCATGAGCCATGTCACGGTTTTGAAGAACAATATTCCGTGCTCCCCATTGGCTGGTTCGACCACCCGGTCGGACTATAGAACCGGATTAAATATTTTCTCAgccaagaaaggaaaaaatttcaGTAACTGGGCACTGAGACGGGCGCCGCTCTCTCAACTCTTAAGCCTTGTcgccatgagagagagagagagagagagagagattggtagAATGCAAGTAGTCGTTCGGTGGTGTGAAAGGAGGAGGGCCTTTCATGGCATCTATAGAACCCTTATACGTAGCAGAATCACTCCGCGGCTACACCCatttatctcttcttctttcaccTCCTGCACCCAAaatccagatgtttcctccgaGGTGGAAAACCAAACCCAAGACCTTCAAGAGGAGGAGGAGCTGAGAAATTGCTTGTCTTTGAAGATTGAAAAGCTCGGCAGAGGACAACCCGTCTTCTCTGCCTTCCAGAGTTGGATGGGCGACGGATTTCCCGTTCACAGAGGCGACATCTTCCACGCCATTAATCGACTGAGAAAGCTCAAAATGAATAAACGCGCCCTTGAGGTGATTCCCCTCATCATTTTATAATTCTTCTTGTGGTTATTACCTCTTACACTGTGGAATTCCTTGGAGCACACTATCCATTTGCTTAAATGCTTACAAGAATGAGTAAGTTGAATTTGCTGTTACTTTGTGATAGGTAATGGAATGGGTGATTAGGGAAAGACCCTATAAGTTGAAAGAGCTGGATTACTCTTATCTTTTGGAGTTCACGACTAAGCTTCATGGGATATCGGAAGGTGAGCGTCTTTTCACTCATGTCCCTCCTGAGTTTCAGAATGAGTTACTCTACAACAATCTTGTCTTGGCCTGCTTGGATAAGGCCGCCATCAGGCTGTCATTGGCATACATGAAAAAGATGAGGGAACTGGGACACCCCATATCTCCTTATGTCTTCAATCGCCTCATAATCCTCCACTCCTCCCCTGGCCGCAGGAAAGCCATCCCAAGAATCCTGACCCAAATGAAGGCTGATCGTGTAGTCCCTCACGTCTCCACGTACAACATTCTCTTGAAAATTGAAGCTAACCAACACAACATTCAAGGATTGACAAAGGTGTTTGATGATATGAAACGAGCTCAAGTGGAACCTAATGAAATAACTTACTGCATTTTGGCCACAGCGCATGCCGTGGCAAGGTTACATGCTGTGTGTGAGGCCTATGTTGAAGCAGTGGAGAAGGTGAAAACAGGGGATAATTGGTCTACCTTGGATGTTCTACTTATGCTGTATGGCTATATGGGGAAGGAGATGGAGCTTGAGTCCACATGGGGTGTTGTCCAACAACTTCCCCATGTTAGAATCAAGAGTTATGTGCTTTCCATTGAAGCATTTGGAAGAATTGGACGGCTAAACCGATCTGAAGAACTTTGGCTGGAAATGAAGTCAGGGAAACAATTGAAGTACACTGAGCAATACAATTCCATTATATCTGTATATTGCAAGCATGGGCTTGTTGATAAAGCAACAGAATTGTTCAAGGAAATGGAGGTCAATGTGTGCAAAGCGAATGCAATAACCTATCGACATCTCGCACTCGGTTGCTTGAAAGCAGGGTTGGTGGAGGAAGCCTTAAAAACTCTTGAAGTAGGGATGGATCAAATAACTACTACCAAAGTAAGGAGATCAGCCCCATGGCTGGAAACCACACATTCAATAGTTGAAATCTTTGCAGACATGGGTGATATAGAGAATGTAAAGAAATTGTTTGGGGAGTTGAAGGAAGCTAGGTATACCAGGTATACTTTTGTGTATAATACCTTGATAAGGGCTTATGTTAAGGCCAAGGTTTATGATCCAGTTCTTCTGCGAAAGATGATTCTAGGAGGGGCTAGACCAGATGCTGAGACCTACGGCCTCCTGAAACTTTTGGAGCAGTTTCGGAATTGATTTCAGTTCACAAATTCTATGGATTTATAATGACGAAGAGATTTTTGTTTTACTACGCTGTCTGGttgcaagtaaaaaaaaaaaaaaaaaaggaaactttcaTTTTATGGTTATCTAACTAGCTAAAAATCTAACCAAATATTGTACTAAAACTTTTAAATGgaatctttattttccttttcaaattgaaggtatttgattgaaAACTAGGGTAAAATTTAAGATAAAAAGGTAATGGTTATAGATTTGGtattcctcttgatttttcaacATTTCCTGTTGAGCTCATGCTTCACTTCTTAGAATTTGCAAACGTTTTTAGACCAATATGATAACATATTGGATGTTTCGTTGATTGAACTTGATCAGTTGATAGTGTATTGAAACTTGTGGGGTGGGGGGAAATAGCTCCAATTCCTTAATGCAATCTCACTTCAAGAATGGGGAATCAGTCGGCTATGAGCTTTTTTGTTTTAGTAGAGGTTTATTTGTAATAGGATTATTTATAGGGGGCTCGGGCTGTGAAAAGATGCTCATGCAGGCTCCATTTTCTCATGTGTACATAAGGTACATTAGGAGGcagtgttctttttcccttaattgTAATGATCAGTGTTTTTCAGGATCGGCAGATTTGATGGTCAGAGTTTAGACTGCGTGATTGCAAGATCTAGACCCTGATGGCTTGAGGAATCGATATTGAATGATCGAATCAGGCAATTAGTATCAGTATCAAAAGTAGCCAATCTTTATCGATTGTATggataagggtaaaatagttaaaaatttAAGTCCATCCGATCCAAACCAATACAGGCTGATCTAGATTGACACCGGATGAGCATCGGTATAGTGATCCAGTCTCATCAGATGGCCCTTAAAAACCATGCAAAAGTGATCCAACAGTTCTGTTCCAACTATGGTTTTTAATCTGGATCGAGATCGGTATCAATTTCAGCtgataccaatatcaatacataTTAGGCCATATTGGACGATTTTACCCTTAAGTTAtataaacaaatttttttcccgATAATTTTTCCCTTAACAAGAACCAAATTAGTCATTATTTACTACAGAGCAAATGAAAATTTCCCTCATTCTGCTATTATCAGCCATGGTAACCATTCAACATCCAATTGACATAAATTCAGATAGTATTTGATCAACAGAACAAATTAGTCATTATTTACTACATAAAGAGTCAAAAAGAGAAAGCAAAATAGTAGATAgtgttttctttccttctttttcacaATCTGCAGAGAGGTAGGAAGTTGTTCCGTTTCTTTTCTATTCAAGTAAGATAATGAAGGAACTCAGCAGCAGTAGCAACGGCAGCTCCTGTAATAGCATCCACCACGACTTTTTCTCTACTGCTGTTGCTGACTGCAGATATCAGAGCCCCACTTACTGCACCCCCAAGCATCGCATTTTTCTGCAAAAACCTCAAAAGAAATGACAGAATGAGAAATGATCTTATTGAATTTTCCTCCTAAAAGAATGTTGTGGTCATGGAAGGTAAGAAATACTCTTGGTTTATTtatcgtatttcttggtgtttgctctaacaaatACTAGGATTTTTTAAGATGAATCCTAGAGCCTTTCCCAAGAAATCTGCTGATATTGCCAGGTACTTAATTTGGCTTTGGCATGCACAGAGTTTTTTGGGCTGTCACTAATAGGTTAGATGTTCAATCGGACGGCATGACTCTCCTTTTAGTTACAAAGGGCCACCTGTATGACAAACTGCCCCAAAAAAAGACACCTCCTACTCTAGCTTCCAGAAAAAGGTCAAGCTGTGGAAGAGTGCTTCCAAGTCCTGACCAACAAAATCTGTGTATTGAGCAATGTGAACAAAACAAGGAGTATATCAGCAGTGCCAGCAATCAAAAGCTCGAATCCAGACTGAATGACTCTTCAATTGGGAATTTGGATAAGAAAGACGTAcacaacccccccccaaaacaaaaaaaaccgctaaaaaaaaaggtaaatatcAGTAATCCAGTGCAGAATTTACCCAGTCTCTTGTGCCACGGATCCTCTCCATCCCATACTCCATACCCACATAGACACCAGCCACAGTCCCTGCAAATATGATAAAAGAACTTCTATTCTTAGCTCTCTCTCCTTGCACAAGTAAAGAAGTTACTGCAGACAGACAAAACCTCAGGATTAAACATCTGTGTCATCACGCAGGCTTACCCCAATAAGCACCCTCCTTGCACATCTTCTTCAGCTGTAATTACAGTGACATACATCAATAGACTAGAAAATGTAATATTTGCATTTGTGTATTTTGAGTCGGCAACGATGATTATTGGAATGGTCCTAAAAGGTTTATTTGGGGGGAAAAGTTACCttttatagaaaataaatgcaataATTTGAAGCCTGGACTGTTTTCAGTGTAGCATAATCATACTCTAAACCTTTATTTTGTTGATACTTCCCTTCGTTTTTATGGGGAAACACATAAGAGAGAGGCAAGGAATTTGGAAGTCCAGAAGAACAAAGAAATCTGGCATGTAGCCTCACTCGGAGACATGCTATAAACCTCTGCACTTCGTAGGGTAAAGAATCTATAAGAGATGCGGTGGTGCCAGTGTACGAATCAGGGAAGCATTCATCTCGTCTCTACTGTGTGCTTCACATAATGGGGACTGAGAAGCATCATTTGATGAGTTATTAAGGAGATGCCCTATTTCAAGGAATCCTAAACATTTCCATGATTTAATGTTTTGTAAAttctcattgtattttgggaAACCGCTTCAGTTATGGAGTTCTAAGCTTTAGCACTGAGGAAATTTATAATTGGGTCACTGATAAAGAAAAGAATACACAGAACTGTAACTACAAAGTAATTTTCTTTATTGCCTACCAATCAAATCCAGGTCCAAATCCAACCAGATTGGGCATATATTAAAATCAGGgatgtttgaaatttaaaatttaaacctGACAATTGTTAGCTCAACTGTCAAACCAAGCAAGACATGGAAATATATTTCttgattattataaaaataatatatactTATCATATGATCTATTTAGGAAGagatttaatttgattaatgacAACAATAACTGAAAAGGCCTGTGAAATCTTACCGAGTGCTCCAATTTGTGTTCGGAAATACTCCCTGCATCAGAGGTTATGGTAAAattagagaaatagagagataaaaaattagagaaaattaacTAATGAAGAGTAGAAAGTGCATGATGAATGAACCAGAGACGCAATTCCAAGGaagtggattaaaaaaaaaaaaaaaaaaaaaaacctttgcgAATACAGTGAAACATTTCCTCAGCTCCTACTCTTGCCGCCGCGATCTGCAAGAACAGATCACAACGAGATTAACGCTGAATTTTtcaagggagaaaagaggaaacagaggataaagagaagaagaagcggatgaaaatgaaatttacaGTTCCGATCTTCAAGAAGCCATCGACGGTGCGATTAAGAAACGGATTTCCCATGTCTATGGTAACACTGACATCAGGAGATGAGAATGAACTTGAAAACCTGCTGCTCGGCATCTTCTTCCGATCTTCGTAGTTGGCCACTAACTTTGATCACTCTCTGAGGAACGGAAATCCATGACAATCTGCTACTTAttttatgagaaatcaaagaacTCAACCCAGAGAAATGATTAAATTCGACACTTCCACTGACCTGCTACTCTTTGGAGTTTGGAGTGAGATTGGATAGCTCGCTCGGGGATAGCTCGCTGTCTGTTTGTGTCAGAATCTGTGATTCTGTGTCCCACAGGCCGCATTCCCCGTTTCCTTTTGTTGTTTAGTTGAAAATATAGATTTACTGAAACGCCCATCCGAAGTATATCAGCTCCACACCGTCCGTTCCTATTTCCCCAATCCCCGTTCAACAAATCTGAAGATCTGGTTGTGGTCCCCCCAAAATTTTGGGCTCCTCGCTTTATTTAGCTTAGATACGATAGTACTCGACCGCGATCCCACGTCAAGtcaaaaaaaaggacaaaaacaaaattataataatataaataaataaataacggtACACCTCTGGCCATTTGGTGCATTTGCACAAGCACAAGTGTCTATGGATCGCTGGGCAACCAGGGTTTAAAAAATTGTGAATAAGATTGGGAATGGGTTCTGACCGATCCGATCAATTTACACCGATTTACTCCAATTAATGATTGATTTTTACCGACCATGATCAATTCGCATAAGGAATCGGAATTAACCGATTTGAATGCCGATTTCAACCGCGATTGGAAGATCCAGAATAATCAAAATGGCCTTTAAAATCCAGATAGCACAAACTGTGCTGTTTTGACCGATGAACCCCTAACCTGTAACCATGATTCCGAATCTTCTAATGTAAATTCAAACCTGTACATGTTTGGACCATAGCGTAAGATATAGGAATCGGTCTTAAGATACCAATCCGATCCCCAGAAACACCCTGATTGTCATTAAGAAAAATCGGTATTAACAAAATGTTATCAACGAAGAATCAGGATTGGATAATCAGATTGCTGAAACTGTggttttgacccaaaaaattCACTCCATCTCGTGCCAGCTTCCATGATCACATGACCCTCAAACTAACATGGGACCAATGAGAGATGCACATGAGCACTTATAGGAGTTATATTTTATAAGTTTCACAAAGGTGGAAATATCATTTCACTGCACGATATGCGGGTCCAAGACCCACATGACTATGGAGCATCAATTTCCTCAATATTTAATCAGGATAACATAAATTCAATAGGAAAAAAGATTTTAGAAGTGAGTCGTAAGAACCTTTTCCTACACGTTTTGTCATATGGAAAGGTTATGTAACTATTCTGATTGTTCGATATGATGATCATGATCTAGATTAATTACTTAATCAATATCTTTAACCATAGGCTGTGCCGCTGCTCCCGCATCATTCCTCTATAAAATTAATACATACTGACACTAACATTTGCCATCATTGTGCCCTCATTATCCATCAGCCAAGGTAACCCATTCAACATCCAAATGACATTGTAACTTCAGACAGTATTTGATCATCAGATAAATAATAGTCATTACATACCAAAAGTTGAGTCAAAATGAGAAAGCAAAGTATTagatctttttccttcttttttacaATCTGTAGAGATGAGGAAGTTGTACCGGTTCTGTTCCATTCAAGTAAGATAATTAAGGAACTCAGCTGCAGTAGCAATGGCAGCTCCTGTAATAGCATCCACCATGAATTTGTCTCTACCATTGTTGCTGGCTGCTGACACCACAGCCCCAGTTACTGCACCTCCGAGCATTGCATTTTTCTGTCAAAACCtcaaaataaatgacagaatgACACATGGTCTTGTTGAATTCACTTTTACCGTTATTACAAATTTCCTTTCTTGGTTCTAATTTAGAACCTATTGCAATAGAActccaaaatctgaaaaaatacccaaaaataaTCTATTTTCTCAAAGATTTAGGCTACTTTGGTACTTCACAAAAACGTGAAAACAGTATTCGGGAGGGGCTGTGACAACCATCCAACCCCATTTTTTGCTCTATaagattaaaaatcaaattaagaaatatccTAGTCTTTCTTACTTTAAGTACACATCTATGACCTATCTTTAGCTGCTGCTTAAAACTGCAACTTGCTGGAAAAATATCCCCCCCCCacacccaaacccaaaaccccaaaaaaatataaaaataaaaaaacctaatGTATGATCATATTTTCTTGATCTTTTTAGGTTACAGTAATCAAGTGCAGAATTTACCCAGTCCCTTGTGCCACGGATCCTCTGCATTCCATACTCCATACCCACGTAGAGACCAGCTATAGTCCCTGCAAATGGGATAAAAGAACTACTGTAGTTAGCTCTCTCTCCTGGCAGAATTAAGGAAATCACTGCA
It encodes the following:
- the LOC122087303 gene encoding kinesin-like protein KIN-10B gives rise to the protein MDIQTELTSTMARTPASQKHLDSKVRVIVRLRPFLPSEIAARGGNSVPCISALDPDCGSCEEVVVHLKDHESSRKECYKLDSFYGQENDNVTQIFHKEVSPLIHGIFHGFNSTVFAYGATGSGKTYTMQGSEELPGLIPLAMSTVLSMCESTGNSAEISYYEVYMDRCFDLLEPKAKEISLLEDKDGQVQLRGLSRIPVSSVVEFHEIFASGIQRRKVAHTSLNDVSSRSHGVLVIFFSSTSGDGSKALVRGKLNLIDLAGNEDNRKTCNEGIRLQESAKINQSLFALSNVIYALNNNEARVPYRESKLTRILQDSLGGMSSCLMVVCLNPGDYQEAVHTVSLAARSRQISNYFSSDKKQYTPKVKVDMEAKLQAWLESKGKTKSVQRTGLPCSPFSINTLSSMSSLKRNKLYQTPAKRKVTGIQSESAAKERNLCNSGARVAPSMENDYKDHFGTIRDEDSRITKDKSCNDCTNTALSVDAQTNTSIDMGLNTADECLEGSDATTSMFNVLESVILPGESLDKEKITMPSFNTVGSSPDRKPLAKNDNIRTTVLSTKSVGSPPTNDRVRELQNSIRKILSPINPNINTKNLEDLSSKDRVCVVFFEPTTPKTPYPITGTPLDKFNARSSNLKSSLVQEYLAFLNSASREELLELKGIGQKRADYIIQIRETSPFQSLCDLEKMGLSYKQVNDIFRRAARKIFD
- the LOC122087305 gene encoding pentatricopeptide repeat-containing protein At1g07590, mitochondrial; amino-acid sequence: MREREREREIGRMQVVVRWCERRRAFHGIYRTLIRSRITPRLHPFISSSFTSCTQNPDVSSEVENQTQDLQEEEELRNCLSLKIEKLGRGQPVFSAFQSWMGDGFPVHRGDIFHAINRLRKLKMNKRALEVMEWVIRERPYKLKELDYSYLLEFTTKLHGISEGERLFTHVPPEFQNELLYNNLVLACLDKAAIRLSLAYMKKMRELGHPISPYVFNRLIILHSSPGRRKAIPRILTQMKADRVVPHVSTYNILLKIEANQHNIQGLTKVFDDMKRAQVEPNEITYCILATAHAVARLHAVCEAYVEAVEKVKTGDNWSTLDVLLMLYGYMGKEMELESTWGVVQQLPHVRIKSYVLSIEAFGRIGRLNRSEELWLEMKSGKQLKYTEQYNSIISVYCKHGLVDKATELFKEMEVNVCKANAITYRHLALGCLKAGLVEEALKTLEVGMDQITTTKVRRSAPWLETTHSIVEIFADMGDIENVKKLFGELKEARYTRYTFVYNTLIRAYVKAKVYDPVLLRKMILGGARPDAETYGLLKLLEQFRN
- the LOC122087155 gene encoding outer envelope pore protein 16, chloroplastic-like, giving the protein MPSSRFSSSFSSPDVSVTIDMGNPFLNRTVDGFLKIGTIAAARVGAEEMFHCIRKGSISEHKLEHSLKKMCKEGAYWGTVAGVYVGMEYGMERIRGTRDWKNAMLGGAVSGALISAVSNSSREKVVVDAITGAAVATAAEFLHYLT